From Laspinema palackyanum D2c, one genomic window encodes:
- a CDS encoding DUF1778 domain-containing protein → MSRSEFEDSSRQTRDVTINIRATQSQRDLIDQAAHIQGKSRSEFMLESAYQKAQDALLDRTFFGLDHQKYQEFVTLLDGGPQPNAKLHHLLSTNSPWD, encoded by the coding sequence ATGTCTCGCTCAGAATTTGAAGACTCATCTCGCCAGACTCGTGATGTAACGATCAACATCCGAGCCACACAGAGTCAGAGGGATCTGATTGATCAAGCCGCTCACATCCAGGGAAAAAGCCGGTCCGAGTTCATGCTGGAATCAGCCTATCAAAAAGCACAAGATGCTTTGCTAGACCGGACTTTTTTTGGGTTAGATCACCAAAAATATCAGGAATTTGTCACCCTGCTGGATGGAGGCCCTCAGCCAAACGCCAAGTTACACCATCTCTTAAGCACTAACTCTCCGTGGGATTAG
- the psbA gene encoding photosystem II q(b) protein, which produces MTTTLQQRESANLWDRFCEWVASTENRLYIGWFGVLMIPTLLSATVCYIIAFIAAPPVDIDGIREPVAGSLLYGNNIISGAVVPSSNAIGLHFYPIWEAASLDEWLYNGGPYQLVIFHFLIGIFCYMGREWELSYRLGMRPWICVAYSAPVAAASAVFLIYPIGQGSFSDGMPLGISGTFNFMLVFQAEHNILMHPFHMLGVAGVFGGSLFSAMHGSLVTSSLVRETSETESQNYGYKFGQEEETYNIVAAHGYFGRLIFQYASFNNSRSLHFFLAAWPVVGIWFTALGVSTMAFNLNGFNFNQSIIDSTGRVVNTWADVINRANLGMEVMHERNAHNFPLDLAAGEATPVALTAPAING; this is translated from the coding sequence ATGACCACCACTTTACAGCAGCGCGAAAGCGCTAATCTGTGGGACCGCTTCTGCGAATGGGTCGCTTCTACCGAAAACCGCCTCTATATCGGCTGGTTCGGCGTGTTGATGATCCCCACCCTCTTAAGCGCCACTGTTTGCTACATCATCGCCTTCATCGCTGCTCCCCCCGTGGACATCGATGGTATCCGCGAACCTGTTGCCGGTTCTTTACTGTACGGAAACAACATCATCTCTGGTGCAGTTGTTCCTTCCTCTAACGCGATCGGCTTGCACTTCTACCCGATATGGGAAGCAGCAAGCTTGGATGAGTGGCTCTACAATGGTGGCCCTTACCAGCTCGTGATTTTCCACTTCCTCATCGGCATCTTCTGCTACATGGGTCGTGAGTGGGAACTCTCCTACCGCTTAGGTATGCGTCCTTGGATCTGCGTTGCTTACTCTGCACCTGTTGCAGCAGCTTCTGCAGTGTTCTTGATCTACCCGATCGGACAAGGTTCTTTCTCTGATGGTATGCCCTTGGGTATCTCTGGAACCTTCAACTTCATGTTGGTGTTCCAAGCTGAGCACAACATCCTGATGCACCCCTTCCATATGTTGGGTGTTGCCGGTGTGTTCGGTGGTTCCTTGTTCAGTGCCATGCACGGAAGCTTGGTTACTTCCAGTTTAGTTCGTGAAACCAGCGAAACCGAATCTCAAAACTACGGTTACAAATTCGGTCAAGAAGAAGAAACCTACAACATTGTTGCCGCTCACGGTTACTTTGGTCGTCTGATTTTCCAATATGCTTCCTTCAACAACAGCCGTTCTTTGCACTTCTTCTTAGCTGCTTGGCCGGTTGTGGGTATCTGGTTCACCGCTTTGGGTGTGTCCACGATGGCCTTTAACTTGAACGGATTTAACTTCAACCAGTCCATCATTGACTCTACGGGTCGTGTTGTGAATACCTGGGCTGATGTGATTAACCGGGCTAACCTGGGTATGGAAGTGATGCACGAGCGTAATGCTCACAACTTCCCCCTTGATTTGGCTGCTGGTGAAGCGACTCCGGTTGCTTTGACTGCTCCTGCTATCAATGGTTAA